The DNA sequence ACGCAGAAAGTTTCAAATAGGGGATTGCTGTCGATTTCATCGTATAAAAGCTTAGCTTTAGCTTCATTTCTTTGTTCTGCAGCTGCAATTCCTCCGTTTTTTTCAAGATACTGAAGGGTAAGTAAAGAAGCATATACAGGGAATACCGGCGGCGTATTGTACATTGATTCTTTAGCGATGTGCTGAGAATAATCAAGAATCGAAAACATATTTTCTCTTCCTGTTTTTCCAAGAATTTCTTTTTTGATCACCACTAAGGTAACTCCTGCAGGTCCCATATTTTTCTGAGCACCGGCATAGATCAGATCAAATTTGGAAAAATCCAGCTGTCTTGAGAAAATATCAGAACTCATATCACAGACCATCAGTGTATCCACTTCAGGGAAAGATTTCATCTGAGTTCCATAAATAGTGTTGTTCGAAGTACAGTGGAAATAATCGTATTCTGAACCAACAGTATAATCTTTAGGAATAAAAGAATAGTTTTCTTCTTTTGAAGAACCTACTACATCTACTGTTCCTACTTTTTTTGCTTCTTTGATGGCTCCGGCTGCCCATGTACCTGTATCCAGGTAAGCTGCTTTTCCTCCTACTTTCATCAGGTTGTATGGTACCATAGCAAACTGCAGGCTGGCACCTCCTCCTAAATAAAGGACTTCATAATCATCACCAAGATTCATCAGCCTTTTTACAATTGCACGCGCTTCGTCCATTACAGCAACGAAATCCTTACTTCTGTGAGAAATTTCAAGAAGAGACAATCCGATACCGTTAAAGTCCAGAATAGCCTGTGCTGATTTTTCAAATACCTCCTGTGGCAAAATACATGGCCCTGCGCTGAAGTTGTGCTTTTTGTTCATATTTTTTATTTTTTGGTTTGCTTCCGGATTGTATAGTCCTTCAGCTTTATTTTTGGTTAAATTGGGTTTTGGACAAAAAAAACGCCTCACAGATCATGAGACGGAATTTTTTTATTCGCCGTGTAAGAATGCTTTTTTATTAAGAAGAGATTCTTCAGATTCTACATGATCCTCGTCAGGAACACAACAGTCTACAGGGCATACCGCCGCACACTGAGGCTCTTCGTGGAATCCTTTACATTCTGTACATTTATCTGTTACAATGAAATATACATCATCACTTACAGGTTCCTGTGGTGCATCTGCATCTACAGTAAGTCCGGACGGCATTGTAATGGTACCTTGAAGAGCCGTACCGTCAGAAGCTTTCCAGTCTACAGCTCCTTCATATATTGCATTGTTTGGACATTCCGGTTCGCAAGCCCCACAGTTAATGCATTCATCAGTTATTTTAATAGCCATCGCTAATTTTTTTTAAATTTGCACAAAATTACAAAATATTCCCCAATTTTAAAGTAATTATGAATACCGAAAATCAAGTTTTAGGACTTATTAAATTAAGTGATTATATAAAAGCGTTTTTAGCGAAGAAACCAGAAGATCACAATGAAGATGATGCAGATTTTGAATTATTATTGAAAAGGTCTGAAATAGAGAATCCGTGGTTTACTATTGATAATCAGAAATTTGCTTTACAGCAATGGGCTGATCTCTTGACTGAAGAAAATATTAAAAAGTGGCTGGGAAATTATTCAATCTCTAAAATATCAAAAAGAGTTGGACTTATTTTGGCCGGAAATATCCCTTTGGTAGGCTTTCATGATGTGATGTCTGTTGTTTTGGGCAATCATATTCCTGTTATTAAACTGTCTTCAAAGGATAAGCGCATGATTCCGTTTTTATTAAAGAAATGGAATGAATTTTCCAATGAGAGTGTAGTGTTTGAATTTGTAGAAAGATTAGAAAATTTTGATGCAGTTATTGCTACAGGAAGCAATAATACAGCCAGATATCTGGAATATTATTTTAAAAATCATTTAAGTATTATCCGTAAGAACAGGACTTCCGTTGCGGTGTTGAAAGGTGATGAAACGAATGAAGAACTGGAGCTGCTGGCAAAAGATATTTTCCAGTATTTTGGACTTGGATGCCGAAATGTGACGAGAATTTTTATTCCGCAGGATTTTGTTATTGACAGATTGTTTGAAAGCTTCTTAGCATTCCAGGATATTATCAATCATAATAAGTATGCCAATAACTATGATTATAACAGAGCAGTTTATCTTTTAAATCAGGATAAATTCTGGGATAATAATTTTGTGATGCTGAAAGAAGATGATAAGCTGTTCAGTCCGCTTTCTGTAATCAATTTCAGCAGGTATGAGTCTTTGGATGACGTAAAAACATTTATTGCTGAAAACGAAGAAAATATTCAGTGTGTGGTGTCTAAAGAGGAGTTGGGGTTGAATGTTATTCCGTTTGGAGAAGCACAAAATCCGGGGCTTGATACCTATGCAGATAATGTAGATACAATGAAATTTTTAGAACTGGTCTGATTTTCGTATCTTCCATAACTTATTTCACCAGATAACAAAATGAATACTATGAAAAAATTATTGCTGGGAATTGCTCTCGTGGGTGCACAGTTGATGTTTGCTCAGAAAGTAGCAGGTGTAAAGGTTGAGGGTAACCAGAAAAAAGAGCAGCTGGCTGCTATAAGTAAGGAGAAAGTAAGTCTGTATAATGATAACTTTCTTAAGTTTGTTGAGGCTTTACAGGCTTCTGACCGTAAGACAATTGACGGATTGCTTTCTGAAAAAGTAAAGGAAATTGTAACGGATAACGTTCTTAAAAAGGTTAAAGACGGCATTGATCCCAATAAAAAGCTTGAAATCTTAAAGGCAGGATATTATAAAACAATGGATGGAAACAATCATCCAAGCATTAAATATAAGTATGCAGGAGAATCTTCGTCCAAAGAAGCTATTACCGCTGTATTTGAGGATGACGGAAAAATTCTTGGCGTATTGCCTGCGAAATAAGATTAAAAATTTAATTTCGATTAAAAAAAATATTAACTATGATGACAGATGTTTTAGTCGCACATTCTTCGGACGTGGAGAAGGCGAGTTTTTACAAGAAGACGTATTTGCATGTTGCTTTATCTATTCTTGCATTTATTGGAGTTGAAACGATATTATTGAAAACTGTTCCGAAAGAAATTATTTTCATGATGTTTGCCCAGAAATATATCTGGCTGTTGATTATCGGAGTTTTCTGGTTAGCTTCTGTTTTGGCTTCTAAATGGTCACTTTCCCAAAGTAAATCTACTCAGTATCTGGGATTAGGATTTTACATTCTTTTGGAAGCGATTATCTTTATGCCTCTGCTTTTTATTGCAACCAATATGACGGGTGGTGCCAATGTAATCTTCCAGGCTGCTACTTTAACAGTGGCGATGTTTGCGGGTATTTCTGCAGTAGCGTTTACTTCTAAAAGAGATTTTTCTTTCCTGAGAAATATCATTGTAATCGGTGGGTTTATCTCCATCGGACTGATTGCAGGAGGAATGATCTTTGGCTTTAACCTTGGATTATGGTTTTCGGTAGGAATGGTAATTTTGGCTTCAGCTACTATTTTATATCAGACGAGTAAATTAAAAGACTCTTATGGAACGAACCAGTATGTAGGAGCGGCATTACAGCTTTTTGCTTCTATCATGCTTTTATTCTGGTATATTCTGAGTATTTTGATGAGCAGAAGAAACTAATGTTAAGCTGATCTTATCTTTTAAAATAATAGTCCCGGTGATATTTCATCGGGATTTCTTTTTAAACACAAATAGCACTAATGGTTTCACGAATAACACTAAATTTAATGGGTGTATTTTATCTTAGATCATTATGGTTGATTCAATAGGGGCGGGCTTTAGCCCGTTTGACTTTAAATGAATATTTTTCAATGGTTTTAGCCGAAACTTATAATGATTTTAAAGCAGTATTTTTTAACCACAGATTTCACAGATTGGCACAGATCATTGCGTATATTTTGATGAATAAATTTCTCATTCTTCTATTTGTGAAATTTGTGAAAAATATTTGTACTATTAGTGTTTTAAACCATAAACCCAAAAAATCCAGATGAAACTTCACCGGATTTTATTGGATATTCTTTAAAAGTTTTCATGCAACTAGCAGCTTCATGAGACTGGTTAAAGTCCTTGGAAGTAAGTTTTACTGTTGATGCAAAAAGATTCTTAAAGAATAGAAAAAGTATAGTAATGAGGAAAACCTCAGGTATTGTATTTTGTGTTTTTACAATCTTTTAATTAAAGATAATCAAAAAGATGTTATTTGTCGATTGATCCTAAAACCTTCTGAGCAAAAGAGTTTAAAGCATCTTTTTCGCTCATTCCGTTCTGTACGTTGGCGTGAACTTCCAGAGCTCCACAAATATTGGTGATCAATTCTCCTGCAACATTTAAGTCTTCTTCGCTTGTTCCTCTGAATTCGCAGAAACTTTCCAGTACTTCTAATGTTTTCTCAAGGTTTTCAGGAGTCTGATTCTGATAAAACTGTCTGATTACGGGTAATTTCATTATGCTAATTCGTTAAAAAGATTAATTAAACTTTCTGTCTGGTTAGATTGAACCTGATTGACCAATTCTCCGTTTTTAAAGATGGCGAAAGTAGGTAGGTTGTCCACTTTTGCTAATTTTCTGCTTTCAGGAAGCTTTTCAGCATCTACATATAAAAATGGAATAGAATCATTTTCAGATGCTAGTTTTTTGAATTTCGGCTTCATGATTCTGCAGTTTCCGCACCATGTTGCGCCGTATTGAACAACTACTTTTTCGTTGTCGTTAACTATATTTTGTAATGTATCTTCGGTTAATTCTGTGTACATGATTGTAATTTGAAAATTTATTAATTTGAAAATGTGTTAATGCTTTGTAAAGAAGAAAATGAGATAATTTTTAATTATCCTGCGATTAATTTTTAAATTATCTCATTTTCAAATTAACACATTATATTAGTTCTTAGCTAAGTATTCTGCAGTAGAAGTTCTGTCAGCTTTCATTGCATCTTTTCCTTCTTCCCAGTTTGCAGGACATACTTCACCATGTTTTTGAACGTGTGTGTAAGCGTCGATTAATCTTAAGAATTCTTTTACGTTTCTTCCCAGAGGCATATCGTTTACCGCTTCGTGGAAGATTTTTCCAGTTTCGTCGATAAGGTAAGTTGCTCTGTAAGTTACGTTAGAACCTGTGAAAACTTCGTTTCCATCTTCATCATATTCGAAATCCTGGTCAACAATACCCAAAGTGTTTGCCAATTGTCTGTGTGTATCCGCTAAAAGTGGGTAAGTTACTCCTTCAATACCTCCGTTATCTTTTGGTGTGTTCAACCATGCGAAGTGTACTTCGTTAGTATCACAAGATGCACCGATTACTTTAGTATTTCTTTTTTCGAACTCTCCTAAAGCCTCCTGGAAAGCGTGAAGCTCAGTTGGGCATACGAAAGTGAAATCTTTAGGGTACCAGAATAAAAGAACTTTTTGCTGGTTGTTTACTGCTTCATCAAGGATGTTGATTCTTAGATCGTCACCCATTTCCGACATTGCGTCAATTGTTAAATTTGGGAATTTTTTTCCTACTAAAGACATAATTTTCTGTTTTTATATTTAAATTTCTATGGCAAAGATATGAAAGATTCATCTATCGAACAAACAAATATTGATAAATAAAATCTATAATTGTTTTTGACGTGTTGTTAAATAAAAAAGCCCTGACAACAGGGCTTTTTGTTTATTTTAGTAACCAAATACTTCGGTTAAATTAAGTTTTTTTACCTCACCTAATTTCTGCATATCGGCTTCATTTACTTTATCTTGAGAAGCAACAAGGCAGTATGTGTAGTTCTTGTTCTTCATTTCCTTATCGTGGAAAGTATTGATATCTGTGAAAGACAGTTTTGGTGCTTGTTCATAGACATTCTTTCTCATGTCAAAGTTGTTTCCAAGTCTTTGAGATTTCAGATAAGAGAAGATGATTCCGTCCTGGGTGATTCTTTCAGAAGCAATTGATTTTTTCAATCCGCTTTTTGCAGTTTCAAATAACTGCTCAGATTTTGGAAGGGTAGTTAAAAGCTCATTCATTGCCGTCGTAGACTCATTGAATTTATCAGCCTGTGTTCCTACATATGCCATAATCATATCCTTGTCTGTTTTCTTGCTTGGAAGTGCAAAATAAGAATAGGTAGAATAGGCAAGAGCCTTAGATTCTCTGATCGTCTGGAAAACAATAGATCCCATTCCGCCTCCGAAATAGTTGTTGAATAAACTTACTGTTGGAGTAGTAGATGGATTGTACTGGTCAGAGTTTCTTACCCAGAAAACTTCTGCCTGCACCATATCATAATGAGCAAACAATACTTTGTTTTTGTCAGTCGGGATCTGAGCGAAAGTTTTAGACTTAGGAAGGTCTTTTAAGGTTGCAGGAAGTTTGTGAACAGGTTTAAGAGATGCTACCACCTCGTTTCCTGATTTCGGACCGTAATACAATACTTTATGCTTGAAATTAAACAAATCATGAAGTACATTAATCAGATCTTCTGCCTTTAATGCATCAAGTTCAGCATCGCTCAGTACATTATTGAAAGGATTTTGTGCGCCATATTGTGCATAACTTCTCAGTCCGGCCATGATGGTTCCTTTATTTTGTTTTGCATTCGCTCTGGCTTTTTTCAATCTTGTTTTATAAGCATCAAGAGCTGCCTGATCTGCCTGGCAGTTTTTAATCAGATCTTCAAATAAAGCAATCGTTTTATCGAAGTTTTCATTTAAACCTTCAAGAGATACATACGTTTCTTCATTTCCGGCACCTACATTGAAGCTTGAAGCAAGTTTATAGAATTCTTTGCTGATAACTTCAGAAGATTTGTCCTTAGTTCCTAAATACTGAAGATATTCTGCAGCTATAGGAAGAATTTTGTTGTTCCATTTTCCGGAATCAAAGTGATAATACATTCTGAACAGCGCATTGTCTGTATTTTTTACAGAAAGTACGTCTACGTCGGCTAATTTGTTTTTAGCGATGTCTTTATCATAATTTAACCATACCGGAGCGATAGGGTTTTCAGGCATTTCATCAATCTTCTTAAGGAAAGGAGACTGATCTTCTCTGTTAACAGAAACCGGAGTAATTGTTGGTTTGTCAACTTTCACAATGCTCTTATCTTCACCTTTTCTTTTATAAACCGCAACGTAGTTGTTGTTCTGAAGATATTTGGATACGAAATCCATGATATCTTTTTTCGTCAGTTTTGAAATCTCGTCAACATATTCAAGTGATGCTTTGTGATCAACGTCTGAAGTAAATTCATCCATAAGGATGCTTGCTCTTGATGAATATTTTTCATCCTTCTGAATAATACCTTTCTTTTCGTTGTTCACGATAGACTGAATAAGATCATCAGAAAATTCACCTTTTCTTAATTTATCAATTTCCTGAAGAAGAAGATTCTTTACTTCATCCAGAGATTGTCCTTCAGTAGGTTTGCCTTGTAAAAGTAATACGGAATAATCTTTTAAGGCATAAGAACCTGCATAGGCTCCCAGTAACTTTTGTTTTTTTACCAGATCAAGGTCAATTAATCCTGCCTGCCCGTTGGTAAGCATGTTTCCAACAAGGTTCAGCATTCTTGCATCTTTCGTGGAAGCACCGGGAAATCTGAAACCAAGCATTACATTTTCAGGATTAGGCCCTACAACTTCTTTTACAATTGGAGCTGTAATTGCTTTTTCCTGACCAACTTTATATTCAGGAATAGGTTTAGGCTTCATGTATGAGAAAGCCTTGTCGATTTTTGCAATCACTTCATCCGGGTTAAAATCTCCGGACATGATGATTCCCATATTGTTGGGAACGTAATAATTATTGTAATATTCTCTGATAGCGTGTAGAGAAGGGTTTTTTAAATGTTCAATCGTTCCGATGGTTGTCTGCTTTCCATAATTGTTGTTAGGGAAAAGGTTGGCAAACATCGTATCGAAAACTTTATCTCCGTCATCATCAAGAGATCTGTTTTTTTCTTCATATACCGCTTCAAGCTCTGTGTGGAAGAGTCTCAAAACAGGCTCTCTGAATCTTTCAGCCTGTACAGCAAGAAATTTGTCAAGAACATTGGCTGGTACATCTTCTGTGTATACCGTTTGTTCAAAGGAAGTGAAGGCATTGGTTCCGTCAGCTCCCATACCCGCCATCATTTTGTCATATTCATTCGCAATTGCATATTTTGCAGCCTCTCCGGAAACCTTGTCAATCTCTTTGTAGATTTCTTTTCTTTTAGCTTCATCCTTAGTTTGGTTGTACTTTTCATAAAGCGCATCAATCTGGTCTAAAAGAGGTTTTTCTTTCGCCCAGTCTTTAGACCCGAACTGATTGGTTCCTTTGAAAAGCATATGCTCCAGATAGTGGGCCAGACCCGTGTGATCTGCAGGGTCGGTTTTGCTTCCTGCCTTTGTGGCGATATACGTTTGAATTCTCGGGTCCTTGTTTGTTGGACTCAAAATAACTGTTAATCCGTTTTTTAAGGTATAATACCTTGCGGAAGTAGGGTCGTTGGTAACGTATTTATACTTATAGCCATTAGAATTTCCTTCTTTCCACTGGAAATCCTGGCCAAAAGCATGTCCTGCAAAACTTGCAGCGGCAATACTCGTTGCGATGGTTAGTTTTTTTAACAGATTCATTGCTGTTGTTCTTTATTTTTGGTTATTAATTTTATTAGTTGAATTGTTCCAATAAATTTTTGATTCGCTTCATAGCTTCTCTCAAATCTTCCTCAGATGCAGCATAAGAGAATCTGATGCATTCCGGGCTTCCGAAAGAGAATCCGCCGACACATCCTACATGAGCATTTTCCAGAAGGAACATGGCAAAGTCATCAGAGTTCTTAATTTCAGTTCCGTTCAGGGTTTTTCCGATATAGTGCGAAATATCCGGGAAGAAATAGAATGCTGCTTTAGGAAGCAATACTTTGAATCCTGGGATTTCTTGGATCAGTTCATACACCAGATCTCTTCTTTCTTTGAAGGCATCAATCATGTATCTGTATTCAGAAGGGTCTGTTTTCAATGCAGTGATGGATGCTCTCTGTGCCATGGTATTGGCTCCGCTGGTCATCTGCCCCTGTACTTTTTCACAAGCCTTTGCCAGCCATTCCGGACATGCAGAATACCCGATTCTCCATCCTGTCATTGCAAATGCTTTTGACATTCCGTTGATTACCGCGGTCTGTTCATATACTTCTGGAAACTGTGCAATAGAAGTTGTTTTTGTTTCGTAATTGATATACTCGTAAATCTCGTCAGAAATTATCGTTACCTGAGGATATTTAGCGATAACTTTTGCGATGGATTTTAATTCATCATATGTGTAATAGCCACCTGATGGGTTACATGGAGAACTGAAAAGTACCGCCTTGGTTTTATCTGTAATAGCTTCTTCAAGCTGTTCTGCCGTTACTTTAAAGTCTGTTAAATAAGAGGTGGGAAGCATTACGGAATTTCCACCCATCATTTTTACCATTTCATCATAGCTTACCCAATATGGAGCGGGAAGAAGAACTTCATCACCATCATTGATAATAGAGGCAAGAACATTCAGAATAGCTTGTTTAGCCCCATTTGAAACACAGATCTGGGTAGGTTTGTATTCCAGATTATTATCTCTTTTTAATTTATAGGCAATAGCCTCACGTAGCTCCAGAAATCCCGGAACAGGAGAGTAGTGGCTGTAGTTTTGGTTGATGGCATCGAAAGCGGCCTGTTTGATATTGTCCGGAACATCGAAATCCGGCTCGCCAAGAGTTAAGCTGATTACATCTATTCCGTTGGCTTTCATTTCTCTGGCTTTGTTTGACATTACAAATGTCTGGGAGTATCCTAATCTTTTTACTCTATCTGAAAGTTTATCCATTGTATTTCTTGAATTTTAACAAATATATAATAAAAACGTCTTCTGGGGGCAATAAAAGTAGGGGAGCTTAAAAGATTTTTGTCAGGTTTTGAACAGATTTTTCCTGTTTGGAATCATTATGTTACTTGGACAGGGATAAACACTTGACTCGTGTTTTGGTTAAATGACAATCAATAATATGAGGATAAGTGAAAATTTAGGTTAAATAAAAATTACTTCCGAAGTTCAGGGTTTCGTATCTTTAAACAATCAAGATCATTATTCTATGAAATATTCCGTTTTTTTATTGCTGATTTCCTGCACTGTCTTTTCTCAGAAACATTCAAAAGATGATGAAGTGAAGAAATATGTCTCGCAGGTGAGTGAAGATTCATTGAAGTCTTATATCGGTAAACTGGTGGGTTTTGAAACCAGACATACCTTAAGTACGGTAGATGATCCAAAGCACGGAATAGGGGCTGCACGGAATTGGATAATTAAAAAATTCAATGATTATGCTAAAAATTCCGGTGGCAGAATGGAAGTCTACCTTCAGCAGGAAGATGTTCAGCCGGATGGAAAACGAATTGATAAAGCAGTCAGTCTTGGAAATGCCGTTGCCTTTCTGAAAGGTACAGATCCTGATGACAAAAGAATCTTCCTGATCGGTGGACATCTTGACTCAAGGGTTACGGACGTGATGAACCGAACTTCAAAAGCACCAGGAGCCAATGACGACGGCAGTGGAGTAAGCGCTGTTATTGAATCTGCAAGAATATTAAGCAGGTCTTCATTTCCGGCTTCCATTATCTTTGTGGCTTTTTCCGGAGAAGAACAATCACTGTTGGGATCTAAACAATTGGCAGAAAAAATTAAGAGAGAAGGGTTGCAGTTGGAAGCCGTCCTGAACAATGATATGATTGGCAATCCTAAAGCAGGAGAAACAGGAGAAGTCAATACCCGTACCCTCCGTGTATTTAGTGAAGGTCTGCCGTATAAAGATCTCGATAAAAAAGCAATGGCAATCAGAAATCTGGGTTTTGAAAATGACAGCGAATCCAGACAGCTGGCAAGATATATCAAAGAAATTACAGAACAATACATCAAAGGACTTGAAATTAAGCTTATCTACAGAAATGACAGGTTTTTGCGTGGAGGAGATCATACCAGCTTTGTCAATAACGGATTTCCTTCTGTCAGATTAACCGAGTATTATGAAAATTATGATCATCAGCATCAGGATATAAGAATAGAAAACAATAAGCAATATGGTGATCTTCCGGAATTTATAGATTTTAAATACCTGAAGAAGAATGTAGCTGTCAATATCGCGGTACTTGTCAGTCTTGCAAAATCCACTTCAAAGCCTGAAAAAGTAGAAATGGACGTTAAAGAATTGACGAATTCTACCACTCTTCACTGGGAGAAGCCAAAATCAGGAACTCCGGCAGGTTATTATGTGCTGGCAAGGGAAACAGACAGCCCGGTATGGCAGAAAAAAATATTTACAACAGGACTTTCCATTAAAGTTCCGCTTTCCAAAGACAATTATATTTTTGCCGTACAGACCATCAGCCAGTCCGGAAACCTGAATGTACCTGTAATTCCGGGTATTGCGAAGTAATGGTCTCTGTTGAAAACAGGGGATCAGGGGCTGCCGGGAAAAGTAGATTTGAATACAAGAGAAATAAAACTTATTTTTGTGGTTTATAATAATTCACATGTCTGCATCGTTACTATTAAAATATTTCCCGGATCTTACTGAAAAACAGAAAGAACAGTTTTCACAATTGGAAAATCTGTATAATGAATGGAATGAAAAAATCAATGTAATTTCCAGAAAAGATATGGAGTCGCTGTATGAAAAGCATATTCTCCACTCTTTGGGAATTGCGAAAGTGATGGAATTTGCGCCGGGAACAAAAGTTTTGGATATCGGAACCGGAGGTGGTTTTCCGGGAATTCCCCTGGCGATCCTGTTTCCTGAGACACAATTTACTCTGATTGATTCTATCGGTAAGAAAATCAGTGTAGTACAGGCAGTGGCAGAAGGAGTAGGATTGACGAATGTAACAGCTATCCACGGAAGAGCAGAAAAGCTTAAAGAAAAATTCCACTTTGTGGTCAGCAGAGCAGTAACCCAGATGCCTGAATTTTTAAGATGGCTGAAAGGAAAATTTGAAAAAGAACAGTTTAACACTAAACATAACGGAATTTTATATTTAAAAGGTGGTGATCTTGCAGAAGAACTGGCCGGACTTAAATGTGAAATATTCAATCTTAAACACTATTTTGATGAAGAATTTTTTGATACTAAGAAAGTAGTTTATGTATCAAAAGGTAATTTTAATTCCTGATTTTTATGTAAATAAGGAATAATTTTTGCTAATATTTGTTAATAATCAGAAAAGTAAAGGTTATGAAAAAACTTTTAAATATTGGATTTTCAGTATTGCTGTTTGGCGGGCTTCTGGTTTCGTGTAATGATGACGATTACCATACAATCGAATCTATCGATAAGATCAAAATAGACAGTGTAAAAATTGTCAATGATACCATGGATGTTTTCGCGATACAGAGCATAAAAACTTATTCCACCTATCCGTCTCATTGTGAAGGCTTTTATGGCTATGATTATGTTTATAATAATGATCTTGATAGAACGGTTACTTCCTACAAATATATCACAAACGGACCTTGTGCGCAGGGAAATTATGTAGGGGGCAATCAAATCAACTTCAGTCCGCAGAGAAAAGGAACCTATACTTTTAAATTCTGGAATGGAGGAAATAACTGGATTACGAAAACAATTGTGGTAGAATAATGAGATTGACTTTTGTTTTGTGCTTATTGGCAGCTGAGTGGGTATTCGGACAAAAAATTACCTGGGAGGAAGGCAGAAAGCTGACCTGGGACAATTTTAAAAGCCCGGTCAACAGGAAAAAAAATCCTGATGTAGCAGCGTATACCCATTGTGGCTGGGAATTTTCTTCTATAAAATCTTCCAATCCAAAAGCACCGGTTACGATTACCATCAAAACCATATTTAACGAAGAAAAATCCTGGAAGGACGTGAAAAAGATGGATGATTACATTCTTCTTCATGAGCAGAAGCATTTTGATATTGCAGAATTATTTGTAAGAAAATTCAGAAAGGCAGTTGCTGAAAAAATCAGGACTTCCGGTGATTATAACAAGTATTTCAAAGCCATTTATGACGGAATATCCACTGATTATCAAGACTTCCAGATGGCCTATGACAGAGAAACCCGTCACGGGATCAATAAAGAAAAACAGGCAGAATATAATAATACGATTTCTGAACAACTAGACAACCTAAAAAGCTATCAAGCCCCTTGAAATTCCTCAATAAGATCATTCACGAACTGCTGGCGCAAAACCCGGATCTTTCTGCGTTTAATATCATTCTGCCCGGAAAACGTCCCATTGTGTTTATCAGACAGATTCTGGAGGAAAACAATTACTCAGGGCTTCTTCCCAATTTTT is a window from the Chryseobacterium indologenes genome containing:
- the serC gene encoding 3-phosphoserine/phosphohydroxythreonine transaminase; amino-acid sequence: MNKKHNFSAGPCILPQEVFEKSAQAILDFNGIGLSLLEISHRSKDFVAVMDEARAIVKRLMNLGDDYEVLYLGGGASLQFAMVPYNLMKVGGKAAYLDTGTWAAGAIKEAKKVGTVDVVGSSKEENYSFIPKDYTVGSEYDYFHCTSNNTIYGTQMKSFPEVDTLMVCDMSSDIFSRQLDFSKFDLIYAGAQKNMGPAGVTLVVIKKEILGKTGRENMFSILDYSQHIAKESMYNTPPVFPVYASLLTLQYLEKNGGIAAAEQRNEAKAKLLYDEIDSNPLFETFCVKEDRSLMNVSFKITDESKKEEFDNAWKAVGISGLNGHRSLGGYRASLYNALPIESVQVLVDVMKSIK
- a CDS encoding 4Fe-4S binding protein — translated: MAIKITDECINCGACEPECPNNAIYEGAVDWKASDGTALQGTITMPSGLTVDADAPQEPVSDDVYFIVTDKCTECKGFHEEPQCAAVCPVDCCVPDEDHVESEESLLNKKAFLHGE
- a CDS encoding acyl-CoA reductase — its product is MNTENQVLGLIKLSDYIKAFLAKKPEDHNEDDADFELLLKRSEIENPWFTIDNQKFALQQWADLLTEENIKKWLGNYSISKISKRVGLILAGNIPLVGFHDVMSVVLGNHIPVIKLSSKDKRMIPFLLKKWNEFSNESVVFEFVERLENFDAVIATGSNNTARYLEYYFKNHLSIIRKNRTSVAVLKGDETNEELELLAKDIFQYFGLGCRNVTRIFIPQDFVIDRLFESFLAFQDIINHNKYANNYDYNRAVYLLNQDKFWDNNFVMLKEDDKLFSPLSVINFSRYESLDDVKTFIAENEENIQCVVSKEELGLNVIPFGEAQNPGLDTYADNVDTMKFLELV
- a CDS encoding peptidylprolyl isomerase, translated to MKKLLLGIALVGAQLMFAQKVAGVKVEGNQKKEQLAAISKEKVSLYNDNFLKFVEALQASDRKTIDGLLSEKVKEIVTDNVLKKVKDGIDPNKKLEILKAGYYKTMDGNNHPSIKYKYAGESSSKEAITAVFEDDGKILGVLPAK
- a CDS encoding Bax inhibitor-1/YccA family protein, with the translated sequence MMTDVLVAHSSDVEKASFYKKTYLHVALSILAFIGVETILLKTVPKEIIFMMFAQKYIWLLIIGVFWLASVLASKWSLSQSKSTQYLGLGFYILLEAIIFMPLLFIATNMTGGANVIFQAATLTVAMFAGISAVAFTSKRDFSFLRNIIVIGGFISIGLIAGGMIFGFNLGLWFSVGMVILASATILYQTSKLKDSYGTNQYVGAALQLFASIMLLFWYILSILMSRRN
- a CDS encoding DUF6952 family protein; translated protein: MKLPVIRQFYQNQTPENLEKTLEVLESFCEFRGTSEEDLNVAGELITNICGALEVHANVQNGMSEKDALNSFAQKVLGSIDK
- a CDS encoding thioredoxin family protein translates to MYTELTEDTLQNIVNDNEKVVVQYGATWCGNCRIMKPKFKKLASENDSIPFLYVDAEKLPESRKLAKVDNLPTFAIFKNGELVNQVQSNQTESLINLFNELA
- a CDS encoding peroxiredoxin, with amino-acid sequence MSLVGKKFPNLTIDAMSEMGDDLRINILDEAVNNQQKVLLFWYPKDFTFVCPTELHAFQEALGEFEKRNTKVIGASCDTNEVHFAWLNTPKDNGGIEGVTYPLLADTHRQLANTLGIVDQDFEYDEDGNEVFTGSNVTYRATYLIDETGKIFHEAVNDMPLGRNVKEFLRLIDAYTHVQKHGEVCPANWEEGKDAMKADRTSTAEYLAKN